One candidate division WOR-3 bacterium DNA window includes the following coding sequences:
- a CDS encoding HAD family hydrolase, protein MTKKQISAIFFDFDGTLADTIWIWESIDEKFLGAHGIEVPADLKSRIEGMSFENTALYFKKNFGIKLTPEEIVAEWFDIAKKPYEEDVNLIKGAKETLLELKENGMRLFLQTSNKEELVMPVLEKYGINDFFDGMFFCQHKDSPLTYSIILEKTAGGKRAMMIDDACTALEAAKKSGMITVDVLIHKSDKEKEDERSHAFIDYFVEETLEEIPDILRIY, encoded by the coding sequence ATGACAAAAAAACAAATCAGCGCCATATTTTTTGATTTCGACGGAACTCTGGCCGACACAATATGGATTTGGGAATCAATAGACGAGAAGTTTTTGGGAGCACACGGGATTGAAGTGCCCGCAGATCTTAAGTCGAGGATTGAGGGCATGTCGTTTGAAAACACGGCTCTGTATTTTAAAAAGAACTTCGGTATAAAACTCACTCCTGAGGAAATAGTCGCAGAATGGTTCGATATAGCCAAAAAGCCCTACGAAGAAGATGTTAATCTTATAAAAGGAGCAAAGGAAACTTTGCTCGAGCTGAAAGAAAATGGAATGAGGCTCTTTCTGCAGACGTCAAACAAAGAGGAACTCGTTATGCCGGTTCTTGAAAAATACGGAATTAATGATTTCTTCGACGGGATGTTTTTTTGTCAGCACAAAGATTCTCCCCTCACTTATTCCATTATTCTGGAAAAAACAGCCGGCGGTAAAAGAGCGATGATGATTGACGATGCCTGTACTGCACTCGAAGCGGCTAAAAAATCGGGTATGATTACCGTAGATGTTCTGATACATAAGTCGGATAAAGAGAAAGAAGACGAGAGAAGTCACGCTTTCATAGATTATTTTGTTGAAGAAACGCTCGAAGAAATACCTGATATCCTGAGAATTTATTGA
- a CDS encoding FAD:protein FMN transferase, whose amino-acid sequence MRVKILFSLAIMIPSLSCSKKEVTIFREETSFFCMDTKVKIIVTGPDRDTLEKCLKISSENLSYFDSLFGPENIFLTDSPLNPYSFYLWEKSCTLMDITEGAFDPTLGDVMRLWGDFSEETLTLPDSSLLESIIGIRNTAFPVIENGRLGCTPWRTPDLGGIAKGLAVQTTADICESLGVFGVLIEAGGDIAVRGYREDGKIWKIGIQHPRSPGELIAVINLNGKSVCTSGDYQRFIIKNGVRYHHILDPSNLMPSRGIVSATVICEKAEEADALSTAFMILPPQTSRIIADATGADFLLAIETDEGLEFLSSSGFEEYVIEWKTEHGTLD is encoded by the coding sequence GTGAGAGTAAAAATTTTGTTTTCATTAGCAATTATGATTCCGTCGCTTTCATGCTCCAAAAAAGAAGTTACAATCTTCAGGGAAGAGACGTCTTTTTTTTGCATGGACACTAAAGTGAAAATAATTGTCACAGGACCGGACAGAGACACTCTGGAAAAATGCCTGAAAATCTCCTCTGAAAATCTTTCATATTTCGACTCGCTTTTTGGACCGGAAAACATTTTTCTGACGGATTCCCCTCTCAATCCTTATTCTTTTTACCTGTGGGAAAAATCATGCACCCTGATGGACATAACAGAAGGCGCGTTCGATCCCACTTTAGGAGACGTCATGCGTCTGTGGGGCGATTTTTCAGAGGAAACTTTAACACTGCCAGATTCATCTTTGCTCGAATCCATAATCGGAATCAGAAATACGGCATTTCCGGTTATTGAGAACGGCAGACTGGGTTGTACTCCGTGGAGAACTCCGGATCTAGGCGGAATTGCAAAAGGATTGGCTGTTCAAACGACCGCCGACATTTGCGAATCCCTGGGCGTTTTCGGCGTACTGATTGAAGCCGGAGGAGACATAGCCGTCAGAGGATACCGCGAAGACGGAAAAATATGGAAAATCGGGATTCAGCATCCCCGGAGCCCCGGTGAACTAATTGCAGTAATAAACCTCAACGGAAAATCAGTATGCACTTCCGGGGATTATCAGAGATTCATAATCAAAAACGGCGTCAGGTATCATCACATTCTCGACCCGTCAAATCTTATGCCTTCCCGGGGTATTGTAAGCGCAACCGTAATATGCGAAAAGGCTGAAGAAGCGGACGCGCTATCGACGGCCTTCATGATACTGCCTCCTCAAACCAGCAGAATAATCGCCGATGCAACCGGCGCAGATTTCCTTCTTGCAATAGAAACGGATGAAGGTCTTGAATTCCTGTCGTCTTCGGGCTTTGAAGAATACGTTATAGAGTGGAAAACCGAACACGGGACATTGGATTGA
- a CDS encoding YkgJ family cysteine cluster protein produces MSKSFFEDGIRFECQKCGACCDVEGGAVYLTDEEITAVSFFMGMLEENFRKECLTKDNEGHMIINDEHPSKCRFLKGNKCIIYPVRPIQCRTFPFWSTLLRDESAFQNLTCPGIGKGETVPAHIIEELFMAHRNFIAKISGLA; encoded by the coding sequence ATGTCAAAGAGTTTTTTTGAAGACGGCATCAGGTTTGAATGTCAGAAATGCGGGGCTTGTTGTGACGTCGAGGGCGGAGCGGTATATCTGACTGACGAGGAGATCACTGCCGTTTCTTTTTTTATGGGTATGCTTGAAGAAAATTTCAGGAAAGAATGTCTCACAAAAGACAATGAAGGACACATGATTATAAATGACGAACATCCGTCAAAATGCAGATTTTTAAAAGGAAACAAATGCATCATATATCCGGTTAGACCCATACAGTGCAGGACTTTCCCTTTTTGGTCCACCCTTCTGAGGGACGAATCCGCTTTTCAAAATCTCACATGTCCGGGAATCGGAAAAGGCGAAACAGTGCCCGCCCATATAATTGAAGAGCTTTTTATGGCACACAGAAATTTTATAGCCAAGATAAGCGGGTTGGCGTGA
- the amrS gene encoding AmmeMemoRadiSam system radical SAM enzyme, translated as MKTKKKAEFFEKLDSGAVKCLLCFHNCVIEQGKTGLCKIRGNIEGTLYNLGYGKTVSVSLDPVEKKPLYHFKPGSNILSIAPNGCNLDCPFCQNHTISQTLARTVYLSPMEAGRMSKQNGSIGIAYTYTEPLVWFEYLLDAGKEVRDNGGYNVIVSNGVINPEPLKELTPLIDGANIDLKTFSSDKYRKILGGDLDSVLHTIAFLKENSVHVEVTTLVVTGFNDTTDEIAKAAEFLASLDDEIPYHISKYFPNYKYTTPPTDEEDMMRFYEEAKKRLKFVFFGNVGKKMNSYCPDCGNLWIERYLFDSSIKGITDGKCSKCGRKTGFLI; from the coding sequence TTGAAAACGAAAAAAAAAGCGGAATTTTTCGAAAAACTGGACAGCGGCGCAGTGAAGTGCCTGCTTTGTTTTCACAACTGCGTCATAGAACAGGGTAAAACCGGACTATGCAAAATAAGAGGTAATATTGAAGGAACTCTTTACAACCTTGGTTACGGAAAAACCGTCTCTGTTTCTCTTGACCCGGTAGAAAAGAAACCCCTGTATCATTTCAAACCGGGATCGAACATTCTCTCTATAGCCCCTAACGGATGCAATCTCGACTGCCCTTTCTGTCAGAATCACACCATATCCCAGACCCTGGCCCGGACGGTTTACCTTTCTCCAATGGAGGCCGGCAGAATGTCAAAGCAGAACGGATCCATAGGAATAGCTTACACTTACACGGAACCTCTGGTGTGGTTTGAATATCTTCTCGACGCCGGCAAAGAAGTGAGAGACAACGGCGGCTACAATGTTATAGTCTCGAACGGTGTAATAAATCCGGAACCTTTGAAAGAATTGACTCCTTTGATTGACGGTGCCAACATAGATCTCAAGACATTTTCCAGCGACAAATACAGAAAAATACTCGGAGGCGACCTCGATTCGGTTCTACACACTATAGCCTTTCTCAAAGAAAATTCAGTTCACGTAGAAGTGACGACCCTTGTCGTAACAGGTTTTAATGACACGACAGACGAAATAGCAAAAGCGGCGGAATTTCTGGCTTCGCTGGACGACGAGATCCCCTATCACATATCCAAATATTTTCCTAATTACAAGTATACAACTCCTCCGACCGATGAAGAGGACATGATGAGATTTTACGAAGAAGCAAAAAAACGCCTGAAATTCGTTTTCTTCGGAAACGTAGGAAAAAAAATGAATTCTTACTGTCCGGACTGCGGCAACCTCTGGATTGAAAGATATCTTTTCGACTCTTCGATAAAAGGTATAACAGACGGCAAGTGCTCAAAATGCGGTAGAAAAACGGGATTTCTCATCTGA